The following proteins come from a genomic window of Ilumatobacter coccineus YM16-304:
- a CDS encoding response regulator transcription factor, with protein sequence MPSDEKSSRCVLVVDDDNGIRETLRMALSYEGYEVRVASNGAEGLHEMNGAGAGNIDMAIVDVMMPEVDGLEMCRSLRRRLDPTPILVLTARSSVKDRVAGLDAGADDYLVKPFDLGELLARVRALLRRGVPLVGPTRIEAGDLSLDLMTRAAQRGDRQIELTKTEFSLLHALMSNLGVVRTREELYEEIWGFDLSASSRSLDVYVSYLRQKTEANGESRLIETVRGTGFIIRNPG encoded by the coding sequence ATGCCGTCAGACGAAAAATCGTCTCGTTGCGTCCTTGTCGTCGATGACGACAACGGCATTCGCGAGACGCTTCGGATGGCGCTGTCGTACGAGGGATACGAAGTTCGTGTCGCCTCCAACGGCGCCGAAGGTCTCCACGAGATGAACGGTGCCGGGGCGGGCAACATCGACATGGCCATCGTCGACGTGATGATGCCGGAGGTCGACGGTCTCGAGATGTGCCGGTCGCTGCGTCGTCGGCTCGACCCGACACCGATCCTGGTGCTCACGGCGCGGAGCTCGGTGAAGGACCGCGTGGCGGGTCTCGACGCCGGCGCCGACGACTACCTCGTCAAGCCGTTCGATCTCGGCGAACTGCTCGCCCGCGTGCGGGCACTCCTCCGACGAGGCGTCCCGCTGGTCGGGCCGACGCGCATCGAAGCCGGCGATCTGAGTCTCGATCTGATGACCCGCGCAGCGCAGCGCGGCGACCGCCAGATCGAGTTGACGAAGACCGAGTTCTCGCTCCTGCACGCGTTGATGTCGAACCTCGGCGTGGTCCGTACACGCGAAGAGTTGTACGAGGAGATCTGGGGGTTCGACCTGTCGGCGTCGTCGCGCTCGCTCGACGTGTACGTGAGCTACCTTCGCCAGAAGACCGAAGCCAACGGCGAATCCCGCCTGATCGAAACGGTCCGCGGGACCGGGTTCATCATCCGGAATCCCGGCTGA
- a CDS encoding TetR/AcrR family transcriptional regulator produces the protein MPSSRDRLTRDRIIAAARLGIEAAGHEKLSLRKLAADLEVTAPALYDHVASKDELLRLVAEQGYAELGDASVPTATKPIDRVRSRAAAYVTFAQTHPEVFRVMFLYRPAAVAIEADNELNAASDVYDLGLADLEAAIADGDLVDRDPAHLGLVMWAAVHGIATVSLIAPPVGAAVATDVVDAMLAGLRPD, from the coding sequence ATGCCCTCGTCGCGTGACCGCCTGACCCGCGACCGGATCATCGCGGCCGCCCGGCTCGGCATCGAAGCCGCCGGCCACGAGAAACTCTCACTGCGCAAGCTCGCCGCCGACCTCGAGGTGACCGCGCCGGCGTTGTACGACCACGTCGCGTCGAAGGACGAGTTGCTGCGACTCGTCGCCGAACAGGGATACGCCGAGCTCGGCGACGCGTCGGTGCCGACGGCAACGAAACCGATCGATCGCGTGCGCTCGCGCGCCGCGGCCTACGTCACGTTCGCGCAGACCCATCCCGAGGTGTTTCGGGTGATGTTCCTGTATCGACCGGCCGCGGTGGCGATCGAGGCCGACAACGAACTCAACGCAGCGAGCGACGTCTACGACCTCGGCCTCGCCGATCTCGAAGCGGCCATCGCCGACGGCGACCTCGTCGACCGCGATCCGGCCCACCTCGGCCTGGTGATGTGGGCCGCGGTGCACGGCATCGCCACGGTGTCGTTGATCGCTCCACCGGTTGGCGCCGCGGTGGCGACCGACGTGGTCGACGCGATGCTCGCGGGCCTGCGACCCGACTGA
- a CDS encoding carotenoid oxygenase family protein has product MTTIDEPTTADLPWHLRENRAPVTDEVTLTGLEVTGSIPPELNGRYLRNGANPLTGTSEHWFLGDGMIHGIELSNGTANWYRNRYVRTPLHANPGVDRMELGYIDPETISFNFEISTANTHVIGHAGKILALEEGAFPYELTRELDTVGPCTFDGKLTTQMTAHPKTCGETGEMLFFGYSSLPPYLTYHRVSAAGELIQSTEITVNGPTMMHDFVISRNHSVFMDLPAIFDMELAMTGGMPIRWSDDYPARFGVMPRAGGDADVKWFDVEPCYVFHTLNAYDIGDEVVVHGCRLNEIWRDGAEVGDPDSISDDEAPRMWEWRFNMVTGAVSERQLDDRFSEFPRVPDSKVGLQGRYGYTMSTTDDKTAGEIFKYDMADGGSRTSHVFPKGQFPGEPVFVPADGATNEDDGYLLTFVHDETTNTSHLTILDASSIESDPVAQVHLPRRIPTGFHGSWVAD; this is encoded by the coding sequence ATGACCACGATCGACGAACCGACCACCGCTGACCTGCCGTGGCATCTGCGTGAGAACCGGGCGCCGGTCACCGACGAGGTGACGCTCACCGGCCTCGAGGTCACGGGGTCGATCCCGCCCGAGCTCAACGGCCGCTACCTGCGCAACGGGGCCAACCCGCTCACCGGTACCTCCGAACACTGGTTCCTCGGCGATGGCATGATCCACGGCATCGAGCTCAGCAACGGCACGGCCAACTGGTACCGCAACCGTTACGTCCGCACTCCGCTCCACGCCAACCCGGGCGTCGACCGGATGGAACTCGGCTACATCGACCCCGAGACGATCTCGTTCAACTTCGAGATCAGCACGGCGAACACACACGTGATCGGCCACGCCGGCAAGATCCTGGCGCTCGAAGAAGGCGCATTCCCGTACGAGTTGACCCGCGAGCTCGACACCGTCGGCCCGTGCACGTTCGACGGCAAGCTCACCACGCAGATGACCGCTCACCCGAAGACGTGTGGCGAGACCGGCGAGATGCTCTTCTTCGGCTACAGCTCGCTGCCGCCGTACCTCACCTATCACCGCGTCAGCGCGGCGGGTGAGCTGATCCAGTCGACCGAGATCACCGTCAACGGACCGACGATGATGCACGACTTCGTCATCTCGCGGAACCACTCGGTCTTCATGGACCTGCCGGCCATCTTCGACATGGAGTTGGCGATGACCGGCGGCATGCCGATCCGGTGGAGCGACGACTACCCGGCTCGCTTCGGTGTGATGCCGCGGGCGGGTGGCGACGCCGACGTGAAGTGGTTCGACGTCGAGCCCTGCTACGTGTTCCACACGCTCAACGCCTACGACATCGGCGACGAGGTCGTGGTCCACGGTTGCCGTCTCAACGAGATCTGGCGCGACGGCGCCGAAGTCGGCGACCCCGACTCCATCTCCGACGACGAAGCGCCGCGCATGTGGGAGTGGCGGTTCAACATGGTGACCGGCGCCGTCAGTGAGCGCCAACTCGACGACCGCTTCTCGGAGTTCCCACGGGTGCCCGACAGCAAAGTCGGCCTCCAAGGTCGCTACGGCTACACGATGTCGACCACCGACGACAAGACCGCCGGCGAGATCTTCAAGTACGACATGGCCGACGGCGGCAGCCGCACCTCGCACGTGTTCCCGAAGGGCCAGTTCCCCGGCGAGCCGGTCTTCGTTCCGGCCGACGGCGCGACCAACGAAGACGACGGCTACCTCCTCACGTTCGTGCACGACGAGACCACCAACACGTCGCACCTCACGATCCTCGACGCGTCGTCGATCGAGTCCGACCCCGTCGCCCAGGTGCATCTGCCGCGCCGGATCCCGACCGGCTTCCACGGGAGTTGGGTTGCCGACTGA
- a CDS encoding MBL fold metallo-hydrolase, with protein MTDPKRWTIGNIRLTPIVEAETTGIPVEFFFPTANGADVARADWLTPGSADGSTIAFRVQSFVLERLDEHGRRDPDAGLVVVDPCVGNHKQRNLAFWNMLDTSWFDDFEAAGFAAADVTIVVHTHLHEDHIGWDTHLVDGVWQPTFTNARHVYVGDELDFAERDDRRVGHDPFADSIKPVLDAGLGWEVDSTAEIAPGIRLVPSPGHTPGHVSMIIDTGAEPLAITGDALHHQFQFTNPSIAEVADIDIPLAQRSRSELFSDWASSGAVVAGTHFAIEPVGVVSAHDGAWRFDPVSAD; from the coding sequence ATGACCGATCCGAAGCGTTGGACCATCGGCAACATCCGTCTCACTCCGATCGTCGAGGCCGAGACCACCGGCATTCCGGTCGAGTTCTTCTTTCCCACCGCCAACGGTGCCGACGTCGCACGTGCTGACTGGCTGACGCCAGGGAGTGCCGACGGGTCGACGATCGCGTTCCGCGTGCAGTCGTTCGTGCTCGAACGACTCGACGAGCACGGTCGACGCGATCCCGACGCCGGGCTCGTCGTCGTCGACCCATGCGTCGGCAACCACAAGCAGCGCAACCTCGCGTTCTGGAACATGCTCGACACGTCGTGGTTCGACGACTTCGAGGCGGCGGGGTTCGCTGCGGCCGACGTCACCATCGTGGTCCACACGCACCTCCACGAAGACCACATCGGCTGGGACACACACCTCGTCGACGGCGTGTGGCAGCCCACGTTCACCAACGCCCGGCACGTCTACGTCGGCGACGAACTCGACTTCGCCGAGCGTGACGATCGCCGCGTCGGCCACGATCCGTTCGCCGACTCGATCAAACCGGTGCTCGACGCCGGGTTGGGCTGGGAGGTCGACTCCACGGCCGAGATCGCTCCCGGAATCCGGCTCGTCCCGTCGCCCGGACACACACCCGGACACGTGTCGATGATCATCGACACCGGTGCCGAACCGCTCGCGATCACCGGCGATGCACTACACCATCAGTTCCAGTTCACGAACCCGTCGATCGCCGAGGTGGCCGACATCGACATCCCGCTGGCGCAGCGGAGCCGATCCGAGCTGTTCTCCGACTGGGCGTCGTCGGGTGCCGTCGTCGCCGGAACCCATTTCGCCATCGAACCGGTCGGCGTCGTGTCGGCACACGATGGCGCGTGGCGCTTCGACCCCGTGTCGGCCGACTGA
- a CDS encoding alpha/beta fold hydrolase yields MRLNTVRQGSGQPIVFIHGMGTGASSWKNVADLLADRYETIAIDLLGHGDSPVLDDPSEYTRDKALDDIDDVLATLDSPAILVGHSLGGYLALAHIATRPGVARGAVVLNTGPGFRDPEKREGWNARSRKNAHRFGVPEQVANLNLQEDSVVMDRVADIDTPVLVLAGGDDRPEYQGSGQYLERKMPNARLVVLDGGAHSMHEDTHARDVADIIADFEATL; encoded by the coding sequence ATGCGACTCAACACCGTTCGTCAAGGGTCGGGGCAACCGATCGTGTTCATCCACGGCATGGGAACCGGTGCCTCGTCGTGGAAGAACGTCGCCGACCTGCTCGCCGATCGGTACGAGACGATCGCGATCGACCTGCTCGGTCACGGCGACTCGCCGGTGCTCGACGACCCCTCGGAGTACACCCGCGACAAGGCGCTCGACGACATCGACGACGTGCTGGCCACGCTCGACTCACCGGCGATCCTCGTCGGCCATTCGCTCGGCGGCTATCTCGCGTTGGCGCACATCGCCACCCGTCCCGGCGTCGCTCGGGGTGCGGTCGTGCTCAACACCGGTCCAGGGTTCCGCGATCCGGAGAAGCGCGAAGGCTGGAACGCTCGGTCGCGGAAGAACGCGCACCGCTTCGGCGTGCCCGAGCAAGTGGCCAACCTGAACCTCCAGGAGGACTCGGTCGTGATGGATCGCGTCGCCGACATCGACACGCCGGTCCTGGTGTTGGCCGGTGGAGACGACCGTCCCGAGTATCAGGGCTCCGGCCAGTACCTCGAGCGCAAGATGCCCAACGCTCGCCTCGTCGTGCTCGACGGCGGCGCGCACTCGATGCACGAAGACACCCACGCCCGAGACGTCGCCGACATCATCGCCGACTTCGAAGCCACCCTCTGA
- a CDS encoding copper resistance CopC family protein produces the protein MRHRNLVISLLATLSAVLGFGAVAHAHSGLAAASPGPGVTVGGEITEIQMYYGDLITTFDATVTSPSGVELAVSTEMLSDIQGLITLDEPLSEEGEYAVRHTITSFDSDIVEAAYLFTYEASAPSPQLIFLPEEESGTPWIVWVAVGIGVLVIAVLAWRLIGSLRRRSAAAAAATSAAD, from the coding sequence GTGCGCCACCGCAATCTCGTGATCTCGCTGCTCGCGACGCTCTCGGCAGTGCTCGGTTTCGGTGCCGTGGCCCACGCTCATTCGGGCCTCGCCGCGGCGAGTCCCGGACCAGGGGTCACCGTCGGCGGCGAGATCACCGAGATCCAGATGTACTACGGCGATCTCATCACCACGTTCGACGCCACCGTCACCTCACCATCGGGTGTCGAGCTCGCGGTGAGCACCGAGATGCTGTCCGACATCCAGGGACTCATCACGCTCGACGAACCGCTGAGCGAAGAAGGCGAGTACGCGGTGCGGCACACGATCACGTCGTTCGACTCCGACATCGTCGAAGCTGCCTACCTCTTCACCTACGAGGCATCGGCGCCGAGCCCGCAGCTGATCTTCCTCCCCGAGGAGGAGTCCGGCACGCCCTGGATCGTCTGGGTCGCCGTCGGCATCGGCGTGCTCGTCATCGCCGTGCTCGCCTGGCGGCTGATCGGCTCGCTGCGGCGTCGCTCGGCCGCCGCTGCAGCCGCCACATCCGCTGCCGACTGA
- a CDS encoding carbon-nitrogen hydrolase family protein, producing MKVVKVASAQLASVFMNREASLAKVLDAMSEAAANGATLMAFPETFVPGYPSWADFSDASTFDDPAQKAAYAIYLDNAVDIARGDLDDVVALAAELGMFVYLGIAERSSSGHSIYCTLVAIDPVGGIVSAHRKLKPTYGERLMWADGDGNGLVVHEADIASDPASGGNHGVKVSGLNCWENWMPLARTAMYAQGTEVHIATWPGSPGTSHDISRFVAREGRVFVVSSGAVLGKQHVPADFPVLDQMLEIADTWASGGSIIVSPDGETLAAGEPHEECIIYADLDLALVRGEHQNFDPVGHYSRPDVLQLTVDRTRREPATFI from the coding sequence ATGAAGGTCGTGAAGGTTGCGTCTGCCCAACTCGCGTCGGTGTTCATGAACCGGGAGGCGTCGTTGGCCAAAGTGCTCGACGCGATGTCGGAAGCCGCAGCGAACGGGGCGACGTTGATGGCGTTCCCCGAGACGTTCGTGCCGGGATATCCCTCGTGGGCCGACTTCAGCGACGCATCGACCTTCGACGACCCGGCGCAGAAGGCGGCGTACGCGATCTACCTCGACAACGCGGTCGACATCGCCCGCGGTGACCTCGACGACGTGGTCGCTCTGGCAGCCGAACTGGGCATGTTCGTCTACCTCGGCATCGCCGAACGCTCGTCGAGCGGCCACTCGATCTACTGCACGCTCGTCGCGATCGATCCGGTCGGCGGCATCGTCAGCGCGCATCGCAAACTGAAGCCGACCTACGGCGAGCGCCTGATGTGGGCCGACGGCGACGGCAACGGCCTGGTCGTACACGAGGCCGACATCGCGTCCGACCCCGCATCCGGCGGCAACCACGGTGTGAAGGTGAGCGGCCTCAACTGCTGGGAGAACTGGATGCCGCTCGCCCGCACCGCCATGTACGCGCAGGGCACCGAAGTGCACATCGCCACCTGGCCCGGGTCGCCGGGCACGTCGCACGACATCAGCCGGTTCGTCGCGCGTGAAGGCCGCGTCTTCGTCGTCAGTTCCGGTGCCGTGCTCGGCAAGCAGCACGTCCCCGCCGACTTCCCCGTCCTCGACCAGATGCTGGAGATCGCCGACACGTGGGCCAGCGGCGGCTCGATCATCGTGAGTCCGGACGGCGAGACGCTCGCCGCGGGAGAGCCACACGAGGAATGCATCATCTACGCCGACCTCGATCTCGCGCTCGTCCGCGGCGAACACCAGAACTTCGACCCGGTGGGGCACTACAGCCGACCCGACGTGCTGCAACTGACCGTCGATCGCACCCGGCGCGAACCCGCGACGTTCATCTGA
- a CDS encoding metal-dependent hydrolase family protein, giving the protein MTRTIWANGTIFDGTGAAPGVADIAIEDGRIVEIGAGLDGDESIDCSGHLITPGLFDCHVHFMADGDFSPNKHLGTPFSMNFYQAAERMKRTLACGITTVREAGGTDLGVKEAQEHGLIAGPRMHLSITILSQTGGHGDNWEVCGAHMPGLMDPHPGRPHNIVDGPDEMRRKVRELIRAGADVIKVCTSGGVLSPRDDPQHPHFMPDELDVLVAEATAAHRFVMAHAQATVGIKNAIRAGIRSIEHGIYLDDEAIQMMLDAGTYLVPTLVAPLGVLEAADRGVDLPPVVLDKARSVVDVHRESIRKAIDAGVKIAMGTDSGVTPHGQNLRELALMADLGMSPAATFESSTRVAAELMGLEGDLGTLEVGKIADAVMFGGTDLDVAELHPRVAKVAQAGVFVDL; this is encoded by the coding sequence ATGACGAGAACGATCTGGGCCAATGGAACGATCTTCGACGGCACCGGTGCCGCGCCCGGGGTGGCCGACATCGCGATCGAGGACGGACGGATCGTCGAGATCGGCGCCGGTCTCGACGGTGACGAGTCGATCGACTGCTCCGGCCATCTGATCACGCCGGGGCTCTTCGACTGCCACGTGCACTTCATGGCCGACGGCGATTTCAGCCCGAACAAGCACCTCGGCACGCCGTTCTCGATGAACTTCTATCAAGCGGCCGAGCGCATGAAGCGGACGCTCGCCTGCGGCATCACGACGGTGCGTGAGGCGGGCGGCACCGACCTCGGCGTGAAGGAGGCGCAGGAGCACGGGCTGATCGCCGGGCCGCGGATGCACCTGTCGATCACGATCCTCTCGCAGACCGGTGGCCACGGCGACAACTGGGAGGTGTGCGGCGCACACATGCCCGGTCTGATGGACCCGCATCCCGGTCGGCCGCACAACATCGTCGACGGCCCCGACGAGATGCGTCGGAAGGTCCGCGAGTTGATCCGCGCGGGCGCCGACGTCATCAAGGTGTGTACGTCGGGCGGTGTGTTGTCGCCCCGTGACGATCCGCAGCATCCGCACTTCATGCCCGACGAACTCGACGTGCTCGTCGCCGAGGCGACCGCCGCGCATCGATTCGTGATGGCGCACGCGCAGGCGACCGTCGGGATCAAGAACGCGATTCGTGCCGGGATCCGGTCGATCGAGCACGGCATCTATCTCGACGACGAGGCGATCCAGATGATGCTCGACGCGGGCACGTACCTGGTGCCGACGCTCGTCGCGCCGCTCGGTGTGCTCGAGGCGGCCGACCGCGGTGTCGATCTTCCGCCGGTGGTGCTCGACAAGGCGCGGTCGGTGGTCGACGTGCACCGGGAGTCGATCCGCAAGGCGATCGATGCGGGGGTGAAGATCGCGATGGGCACCGATTCGGGCGTGACGCCGCACGGTCAGAACCTTCGCGAGTTGGCGCTGATGGCCGACCTCGGGATGTCGCCGGCGGCGACGTTCGAATCGTCGACGCGGGTGGCTGCCGAACTGATGGGCTTGGAGGGTGATCTGGGCACGTTGGAGGTCGGCAAGATCGCCGACGCGGTGATGTTCGGGGGGACCGATCTCGATGTCGCGGAACTACATCCGCGGGTCGCGAAGGTGGCGCAGGCGGGCGTTTTCGTCGATCTGTGA
- a CDS encoding enoyl-CoA hydratase/isomerase family protein, translated as MADFSEIELDIDGPVATIAFDRPDALNAITPTMLGELNDAADRVATDVAVRAVVVTGRGRAFSAGVDLKALGERQLSNGKVGDILDVPARALTATLSSMPKPVVAAVNGFCFTGALEIALACDIMLVADEAKIADTHAKFGIRPTWGMTQRLPDAVGITRARELSYTARTIGGREAVEIGLAARSAPRDTFADALATLLDELLANSSDAFGAYKDLYRERLPLDAGLTREYGTDYPFDDSDTAARLADFR; from the coding sequence ATGGCTGACTTCTCCGAGATCGAACTCGACATCGACGGACCGGTCGCGACGATCGCGTTCGATCGTCCCGACGCACTCAACGCGATCACCCCCACGATGCTCGGCGAACTCAACGACGCCGCCGACCGCGTGGCGACCGACGTGGCAGTTCGCGCCGTCGTCGTCACCGGGCGCGGCCGAGCCTTCAGCGCCGGCGTCGACCTCAAAGCACTCGGCGAACGCCAGCTCAGCAACGGCAAGGTCGGCGACATCCTCGACGTGCCGGCCCGCGCGCTCACCGCGACCCTGTCGTCGATGCCCAAACCCGTCGTCGCCGCCGTCAACGGCTTCTGCTTCACCGGCGCACTCGAGATCGCGCTCGCCTGCGACATCATGCTCGTCGCCGACGAGGCCAAGATCGCCGACACCCACGCCAAGTTCGGCATCCGCCCCACGTGGGGAATGACGCAACGCCTGCCCGACGCCGTCGGCATCACCCGAGCACGCGAACTCTCCTACACCGCGCGCACGATCGGCGGCCGAGAAGCCGTCGAGATCGGCCTCGCCGCACGCTCCGCCCCACGCGACACCTTCGCCGACGCACTCGCCACGCTGCTCGACGAACTCCTCGCCAACAGCTCCGACGCCTTCGGCGCCTACAAAGACCTCTACCGCGAACGACTGCCGCTCGACGCCGGCCTCACCCGCGAGTACGGCACCGACTACCCGTTCGACGACAGCGACACCGCCGCACGCCTCGCCGACTTCCGCTGA
- a CDS encoding Fic family protein, with translation MSTLWPPVTFEKLVWLIEEGGDQRRSTAQRTYQSAIVPPIADEIMMIPSETALLSEDVRTAIAAFDVRVGDTLAPLEALLVRIESSASSKIENVAAPVPDLLLAETGDERGRSVADVIGNVDATMAAIVLSEEITPDTILDIHRALLSSTHPILAGRWRTDPVWIGSFSGGPPEATFVPPAAKRIPDAMDDLCEFINRTDMPVFIQAMVMHAQFENIHPFPDGNGRVGRALIHAMLRRDGLTKAATLPISAGIVSQKHRYIQALTEYRFGDFAPIVELGADATFAALQSTSSLFDDVLEMTDRWNKLLSGTRRDSAVHRVTKALLAHPVVEVGPMAESIDASPKATLDAVKQLQRLKVLDPIDDSPDGQPRWVVNQIITVLNDFTGRSINPFGRH, from the coding sequence ATGAGCACGCTGTGGCCGCCGGTGACCTTCGAAAAACTCGTCTGGCTCATCGAAGAAGGCGGCGACCAACGCCGCTCCACCGCCCAACGCACCTACCAATCGGCGATCGTCCCGCCGATCGCCGACGAGATCATGATGATCCCGTCCGAGACCGCGCTGCTCTCCGAAGACGTCCGCACCGCCATCGCCGCGTTCGACGTGCGCGTCGGCGACACACTCGCGCCACTCGAAGCACTCCTCGTCCGCATCGAATCATCGGCCTCCTCGAAGATCGAGAACGTCGCCGCCCCCGTCCCCGACCTCCTCCTCGCCGAGACCGGCGACGAACGCGGACGCTCCGTCGCCGACGTCATCGGCAACGTCGACGCGACCATGGCCGCCATCGTGCTCTCCGAAGAGATCACCCCCGACACCATCCTCGACATTCACCGGGCACTGCTGTCGAGCACCCATCCGATCCTCGCCGGACGCTGGCGCACCGACCCCGTCTGGATCGGCAGCTTCTCCGGCGGTCCACCCGAAGCCACCTTCGTGCCGCCCGCCGCCAAACGCATCCCCGACGCGATGGACGACCTCTGCGAGTTCATCAACCGCACCGACATGCCCGTGTTCATCCAAGCGATGGTCATGCACGCCCAGTTCGAGAACATCCACCCGTTCCCCGACGGCAACGGCCGCGTCGGACGCGCCCTCATCCACGCGATGCTCCGACGCGACGGCCTCACCAAAGCCGCCACACTCCCCATCTCCGCCGGCATCGTCTCGCAGAAACACCGCTACATCCAGGCCCTCACCGAATACCGATTCGGCGACTTCGCACCCATCGTCGAACTCGGCGCCGACGCCACCTTCGCCGCACTCCAGAGCACCAGCTCACTCTTCGACGACGTCCTCGAAATGACCGACCGCTGGAACAAACTGCTCAGCGGCACACGACGCGACTCCGCCGTCCACCGCGTGACCAAAGCACTCCTCGCCCACCCCGTCGTCGAAGTCGGGCCGATGGCCGAATCGATCGACGCCAGCCCCAAAGCCACGCTCGACGCCGTCAAACAACTCCAACGCCTCAAAGTGCTCGACCCCATCGACGACTCACCCGACGGCCAACCCCGCTGGGTCGTCAACCAGATCATCACCGTCCTCAACGACTTCACCGGCCGCAGCATCAACCCCTTCGGCCGGCATTAG
- a CDS encoding LLM class flavin-dependent oxidoreductase — protein MSDRVPLSVLDLAPVPAGVDAGEALRNSMELAQHAERLGYTRHWVAEHHNFPGIASSSPAVLIAHLAMATSTIRVGAGGVMLPNHASLTIAEQFGMLEALHPGRVDLGLGRAPGTDQVTAAALRRGPTQAEDGFPKQLGELLSYFDGSHPRITAVPAQGHRPALWMLGSSDYSAAVAGHLGVPFSFAHHFASGNTAAALAAYRDAFRPSQWLEQPYAMIGVPVVCADTTEHAEFLVGPSALSFTRLRQGRPIQLVTPEEVADYEWSPMEQELLKSWRGPQVIGDPTSVRGQLDDLVERFQVQELMITTMTHSHDDRMKSYELVANAWQSADVFADA, from the coding sequence ATGAGTGATCGTGTGCCGTTGTCGGTCTTGGATCTCGCGCCGGTGCCCGCCGGGGTCGACGCGGGCGAGGCGTTGCGCAACTCGATGGAGCTCGCGCAGCATGCCGAACGCCTCGGCTACACGCGTCATTGGGTCGCCGAGCATCACAACTTCCCGGGCATCGCATCGTCGTCGCCGGCGGTGCTGATCGCGCATCTCGCGATGGCGACGTCGACCATTCGTGTCGGTGCCGGTGGCGTGATGTTGCCCAACCATGCGTCGCTCACGATCGCCGAGCAGTTCGGCATGCTCGAAGCGCTGCACCCTGGCCGTGTCGATCTCGGTCTGGGCCGTGCGCCGGGTACCGATCAGGTCACGGCGGCGGCGTTGCGTCGCGGTCCGACGCAGGCCGAGGACGGTTTCCCGAAGCAGCTCGGAGAGTTGCTCTCGTACTTCGACGGTTCGCACCCGCGCATCACGGCCGTCCCGGCGCAGGGGCACCGTCCGGCGCTGTGGATGCTCGGGTCGAGCGACTACAGCGCTGCGGTCGCCGGCCATCTCGGTGTGCCGTTCTCGTTCGCGCATCACTTCGCGTCGGGGAACACGGCGGCTGCGCTCGCTGCGTATCGCGATGCCTTCCGGCCGTCGCAGTGGCTCGAGCAGCCGTACGCGATGATCGGCGTACCCGTGGTGTGTGCCGACACCACCGAGCATGCCGAGTTCCTCGTCGGTCCGAGCGCGCTGTCGTTCACCCGGCTTCGCCAGGGTCGTCCGATCCAGCTGGTCACTCCCGAGGAGGTCGCCGACTACGAGTGGTCGCCGATGGAGCAGGAGCTGCTGAAGTCGTGGCGCGGCCCGCAGGTGATCGGCGACCCGACGTCGGTGCGCGGCCAACTCGACGATCTCGTCGAACGGTTCCAGGTGCAAGAACTGATGATCACGACGATGACGCACAGCCACGACGACCGGATGAAGAGCTACGAGCTCGTCGCCAACGCGTGGCAGTCGGCCGACGTGTTCGCCGACGCCTGA